One window of the Maylandia zebra isolate NMK-2024a linkage group LG19, Mzebra_GT3a, whole genome shotgun sequence genome contains the following:
- the ldah gene encoding lipid droplet-associated hydrolase isoform X1 yields MMDPPHTDFFYCCGAATELLRFGSCPLTSAHKVLFLIIPGNPGVVGFYRTFMQTLHSRCGYQHPVWAVSHAGHCAPPASMDMIEDGASAAEDDVFGLDGQVEHKLAFLRNHVPRETSLVLIGHSIGCYIILEMMKRNPERKVLKALLLFPTIERMAQSPQGKVMTPVLCHMRYVVYLPLFLLSLLPDRLKVGLIRLMLGGIRSLDLTVVQPTLGLLSGDSAANAMYLGGQEMRKVLKRDDTTIGKHLDKLIFYYGATDHWCPVHYYHDIKRDFPLGDFKLCENGFRHAFVLDAGREVAEMVFEWIREDLRSRVPGDQNTSFGASAGRL; encoded by the exons ATGATGGACCCACCACACACAGACTTCTTCTACTGCTGCGGAGCCGCCACGGAGCTGCTCAGGTTTGGATCCTGCCCCCTAACCTCTGCACACAAGGTGCTCTTCCTCATCATCCCAG GTAACCCAGGTGTGGTGGGCTTCTACAGGACCTTCATGCAGACGCTCCACAGCAGGTGTGGCTACCAGCACCCGGTGTGGGCCGTAAGCCACGCCGGCCACTGCGCTCCTCCGGCCTCCATGGACATGATCGAAG ACGGTGCCTCAGCGGCGGAGGACGACGTGTTTGGTCTGGACGGGCAGGTCGAACATAAGCTGGCTTTCCTCAGGAATCACGTTCCCAGAGAAACCAGCCTGGTCCTGATTGGTCACTCCATCGGCTGCTACATCATTCTGGAGATGATGAAGAGAAATCCTGAGAGGAAG gtcCTGAAGGCGCTGCTGCTGTTTCCCACCATCGAGCGCATGGCTCAGAGCCCTCAGGGGAAGGTCATGACCCCCGTGCTGTGTCACATGCGTTACGTGGTCTACCTGCCCCTCTTCCTGCTCTCGCTGCTGCCCGACAGGCTCAAAGTCGGCCTCATCAGACTGATGCTGGGGGGAATCCGCTCTCTGGACCTCACTGTGGTGCAGCCCACCCTGGGTCTGCTCAGTGGAGACTCTGCAG CCAATGCCATGTACCTGGGCGGGCAGGAAATGAGGAAAGTTCTAAAAAGAGATGACACGACTATCGGGAAACATCTCGACAAG CTGATATTTTATTACGGAGCGACCGACCACTGGTGCCCGGTGCACTATTATCACGACATCAAGCGGGACTTTCCGCTCGGCGACTTCAAGCTGTGTGAAAACGGCTTCCGTCACGCCTTCGTGCTGGACGCCGGACGAGAAGTCGCCgaaatggtgtttgaatggatCCGTGAAGATTTACGGAGCCGAGTTCCCGGTgaccaaaacacttcattcgGTGCCTCAGCTGGACGTTTGTAA
- the LOC101473673 gene encoding growth/differentiation factor 6-A yields the protein MMRRDRSVNGSVVLHDYMVFLYQTLSKPQSRDFDVSDGAGAANTVTSFVDQGQDPPSWESGQRYVFDLSSLARMEELVEAELRILRKPLADLRPTLTSGGNLYDIRLYSCSSERQLLDSRTVEVLGGGLPRWEVFDVWSGMKAHLRNPLEPQQACFHLLAFSELTNKVADPLVLGLGRTPCPTQEKALLVAFWHTNTADSLFGEVTHRMKSEGGGFSLPKPPKLIPKHVKKNRRHRQRALSKRSFGGAARGGRRSRCSRKPLHVNFRDLGWDDWIIAPLDYEARRCDGVCDFPLRAHLEPTNHAVIQTLMNSMDPDLSPPSCCVPSSLSPISILYIDSAGSVVYKQYENMVVESCGCR from the exons ATGATGAGGAGAGATCGGTCAGTTAACGGCTCGGTGGTCCTCCACGACTACATGGTGTTTTTATACCAAACATTGTCCAAACCTCAAAGCAGAGACTTTGATGTTTCAGACGGAGCAGGAGCTGCTAACACAGTTACAAGTTTTGTGGACCAAGGACAAG ATCCTCCATCATGGGAGAGCGGCCAGCGTTACGTCTTCGACTTATCCAGCCTGGCCAGGATGGAAGAGCTGGTGGAGGCCGAGCTGAGAATCCTCAGGAAGCCTCTGGCAGACCTTCGACCCACCCTAACAAGCGGAGGAAACCTTTACGACATCCGCCTGTACTCCTGCTCTTCGGAGAGACAGTTGCTGGACTCCAGAACTGTCGAGGTTTTGGGTGGTGGTCTTCCCAGGTGGGAGGTGTTTGACGTGTGGTCTGGCATGAAGGCCCATCTGAGGAATCCTTTGGAGCCACAGCAGGCCTGCTTCCATCTCCTGGCCTTCTCTGAACTGACCAACAAGGTGGCTGACCCGCTGGTCCTGGGGCTGGGTCGCACCCCTTGCCCAACCCAGGAGAAAGCTTTGCTGGTGGCTTTCTGGCATACCAACACTGCCGACAGTCTTTTCGGAGAGGTGACGCACAGGATGAAGAGCGAGGGCGGAGGATTTAGCCTCCCGAAGCCTCCGAAACttattccaaaacacgtaaagaAGAACCGCCGGCATCGACAGAGAGCTCTGTCCAAACGATCCTTCGGTGGGGCAGCGagaggaggcaggaggagcCGCTGCAGCCGGAAACCGCTGCACGTGAACTTCAGAGACCTGGGCTGGGACGACTGGATCATCGCCCCTTTGGACTATGAGGCGCGCCGCTGCGACGGCGTGTGCGACTTCCCGCTGCGTGCCCACCTGGAGCCCACCAACCACGCTGTGATCCAGACCCTGATGAACTCCATGGACCCTGATCTCAGCCCACCCAGCTGCTGCGTCCCCTCCAGTCTCAGCCCCATCAGCATCCTCTACATAGACTCAGCCGGCAGCGTGGTCTACAAGCAGTACGAGAACATGGTGGTGGAGAGCTGTGGGTGCCGGtag
- the ldah gene encoding lipid droplet-associated hydrolase isoform X2, protein MQTLHSRCGYQHPVWAVSHAGHCAPPASMDMIEDGASAAEDDVFGLDGQVEHKLAFLRNHVPRETSLVLIGHSIGCYIILEMMKRNPERKVLKALLLFPTIERMAQSPQGKVMTPVLCHMRYVVYLPLFLLSLLPDRLKVGLIRLMLGGIRSLDLTVVQPTLGLLSGDSAANAMYLGGQEMRKVLKRDDTTIGKHLDKLIFYYGATDHWCPVHYYHDIKRDFPLGDFKLCENGFRHAFVLDAGREVAEMVFEWIREDLRSRVPGDQNTSFGASAGRL, encoded by the exons ATGCAGACGCTCCACAGCAGGTGTGGCTACCAGCACCCGGTGTGGGCCGTAAGCCACGCCGGCCACTGCGCTCCTCCGGCCTCCATGGACATGATCGAAG ACGGTGCCTCAGCGGCGGAGGACGACGTGTTTGGTCTGGACGGGCAGGTCGAACATAAGCTGGCTTTCCTCAGGAATCACGTTCCCAGAGAAACCAGCCTGGTCCTGATTGGTCACTCCATCGGCTGCTACATCATTCTGGAGATGATGAAGAGAAATCCTGAGAGGAAG gtcCTGAAGGCGCTGCTGCTGTTTCCCACCATCGAGCGCATGGCTCAGAGCCCTCAGGGGAAGGTCATGACCCCCGTGCTGTGTCACATGCGTTACGTGGTCTACCTGCCCCTCTTCCTGCTCTCGCTGCTGCCCGACAGGCTCAAAGTCGGCCTCATCAGACTGATGCTGGGGGGAATCCGCTCTCTGGACCTCACTGTGGTGCAGCCCACCCTGGGTCTGCTCAGTGGAGACTCTGCAG CCAATGCCATGTACCTGGGCGGGCAGGAAATGAGGAAAGTTCTAAAAAGAGATGACACGACTATCGGGAAACATCTCGACAAG CTGATATTTTATTACGGAGCGACCGACCACTGGTGCCCGGTGCACTATTATCACGACATCAAGCGGGACTTTCCGCTCGGCGACTTCAAGCTGTGTGAAAACGGCTTCCGTCACGCCTTCGTGCTGGACGCCGGACGAGAAGTCGCCgaaatggtgtttgaatggatCCGTGAAGATTTACGGAGCCGAGTTCCCGGTgaccaaaacacttcattcgGTGCCTCAGCTGGACGTTTGTAA